In the genome of Bordetella avium, the window CCCGAGTTCGAGCGCCGTGCTTTGCAGGCGCTGCGCGAGCCGATGGAATCCGGCGAGGTGGTCATTGCGCGGGCCGCCGCCAGTCTGCGCTATCCGGCGCGTTTCCAGTTGGTGGCTGCCATGAATCCCTGCCCTTGCGGCTGGCGCGGCCATCCTACGCGTGTGCACCGGATCAGGTGGCCCGTTATGTCGACCGCATCGGCGGTCCCTTACGCGACCGCATCGATCTGCACCTGTGGTTGCCTCCCGTTGACCCCGATTGCCTGGCCGGCCCGCCCGGCGAGGCTTCCGCCACCGTGCGGCAGCGCGTTATCGCCTGCCGGCAGCGGCAATGGCGGCGTCAGGGCGGGCTGAACGGGCAGCTGCCCGTCTCGGCACTGGCCCGCCACGCCGCGCTCGACGACAAAACTGGGCGATGGTTCGGGCAAGCCATGCGCCACCTGGGCAGCTCGGCTCGGGCTAGCCACCGCGTGCTGCGCATCGCTCGCAGCGTGGCCGATCTCGCTGCAGAGGAGGCCATCGCGCAAACCCATTTGGCCGAAGCCTTGCAGTATCGGGCGGCTGCGGAAGGCTCGGCGTTGCGGCGCTAGCTCGGGGGCGGGATAGGGCGGCGCTGCCTGGGCGCGCGCGGCTGTGGTCGGGCGCTTACCAGGGCGTGTGGGGCAGGCGAGTGCGTTTTCCGGGCGCCAAATTGGCATGCTACTCGACAAGCCAACAGAAATCGCCATATAATCAAAGGCTTTCCCACATTTGTCAGGCAGCTTTGCTGGCGGACAAGGCGTAGGGGAAAGACGTGGTTCAGAAAGTAGTAAGTAAGAAAGTAAGCAAAAAGTAAGTAGTGCAAAAGAGAAGTGGCGCGGGTATGCCAAGTGTTGGCCGAATCCTCTTGGGCGGTTGACCACCTGTTGCCATGAATATCAACAAATTGTTTTAGGAATCATCATGCCCAAGATGAAGACCAAGAAAAGCGCTGCCAAGCGTTTTCAGGTCCGCGGCAGCGGCTCCATCAAGCGCGGTCAGGCGTTCAAGCGTCATATCCTGACCAAGAAGACCACCAAGAACAAGCGCCAGCTGCGCGGTTCGGCTGCGGTCCATGAAACCAACATCGCCTCCGTCAAGGCGATGATGCCTTTCGCTTGATAAGGGAGATTTACTATGCCTCGCGTTAAACGTGGCGTTACCGCCCGCGCTCGTCACAAGAAAGTCATTGCCGCCGCCAAGGGTTACCGTGGCCGCCGTGGCAATGTGTTCCGTATCGCCAAGCAGGCGGTCATGCGTGCTGGTCAGTACGCCTACCGTGACCGCCGCAACAAGAAGCGCACCTTCCGCGCTCTGTGGATCACCCGTATCAACGCCGCTGTGCGTGAACAGGGCCTGAGCTACAGCGTGTTCATCGCCGGTCTGAAGAAGGCTGCGATCGAACTCGACCGCAAGGTGCTGGCCGATCTGGCCGTGCGTGACAAGGCTGGCTTTGCCGCTATCGTGCAACAAGCCAAGGCTGCGTTGGCTGCCTGATCGCGTTCATTCTC includes:
- the rpmI gene encoding 50S ribosomal protein L35; this translates as MPKMKTKKSAAKRFQVRGSGSIKRGQAFKRHILTKKTTKNKRQLRGSAAVHETNIASVKAMMPFA
- the rplT gene encoding 50S ribosomal protein L20; this translates as MPRVKRGVTARARHKKVIAAAKGYRGRRGNVFRIAKQAVMRAGQYAYRDRRNKKRTFRALWITRINAAVREQGLSYSVFIAGLKKAAIELDRKVLADLAVRDKAGFAAIVQQAKAALAA